From Choloepus didactylus isolate mChoDid1 chromosome 19, mChoDid1.pri, whole genome shotgun sequence, one genomic window encodes:
- the GFRA4 gene encoding GDNF family receptor alpha-4 isoform X8: MEGGVREPRRREPLCGRGRGVHGGHAVPAATHRVRGAVPGPGRAGRLPPRSLPPRSASLLRPRAARAHPRAALLPVRGLRVRRAAAPDLHAHLRLLAAGRHAALLPSVLRRLRAQPSLQAACAPTPSAPDGCLQDQAPSCRRAYAGLVGTAVTPNFVDNASAHVAPWCDCAASGNRREECEAFRGLFTRNRCLDGAIQGFDSGWLPTLQDRLGPRQDSEHSLLQMDPWRGTLCSPHSLSWPCGTCFDEDSRQQTTQLPVPLLPGVLLKRDQHTSQPAPVFSPCYPVSLSL; encoded by the exons ATGGAAGGCGG GGTCCGCGAGCCCCGCCGGAGGGAACCGCTGTGTGGCCGCGGCCGAGGCGTGCACGGCGGACACGCGGTGCCAGCGGCTACGCACCGCGTACGTGGCGCGGTGCCTGGACCGGGCCGCGCCGGGAGGCTGCCCCCGCGCTCGCTGCCGCCGCGCTCTGCGTCGCTTCTTCGCCCGCGGGCCGCCCGCGCTCACCCTCGCGCTGCTCTTTTGCCCGTGCGCGGGCTCCGCGTGCGCCGAGCGGCGGCGCCAGACCTTCATGCCCACCTGCGCCTTCTCGCGGCCGGGCGCCACGCCGCCCTCCTGCCAAGCGTCCTTAGACGCCTGCGAGCACAGCCGAGTCTGCAA GCCGCCTGCGCGCCGACCCCCAGCGCCCCCGACGGCTGCCTGCAGGATCAGGCCCCCAGCTGCCGGCGCGCTTATGCAGGCCTCGTGG GCACTGCCGTCACCCCCAACTTTGTGGACAACGCGAGCGCACATGTGGCGCCCTGGTGCGACTGCGCAGCCAGCGGAAACCGGCGTGAAGAGTGTGAAGCCTTCCGGGGGCTCTTTACCAGGAACCGCTGCTTGG ATGGTGCCATACAGGGCTTTGACAGTGGGTGGCTCCCAACCCTGCAGGACCGGCTGGGCCCCCGCCAGGACTCGGAGCACAGCCTCCTGCAG ATGGACCCCTGGAGGGGAACTCTCTGCTCTCCACACTCCTTGTCCTGGCCCTGTGGCACCTGCTTTGATGAGGACAGCAGACAGCAGACAACACAGCTACCCGTCCCACTTCTGCCTGGGGTCTTGCTGAAAAGGGACCAGCATACCTCCCAGCCGGCCCCAGTGTTCTCACCCTGCTACCCTGTGTCCCTGTCCCTGTAG
- the GFRA4 gene encoding GDNF family receptor alpha-4 isoform X7: MEGGVREPRRREPLCGRGRGVHGGHAVPAATHRVRGAVPGPGRAGRLPPRSLPPRSASLLRPRAARAHPRAALLPVRGLRVRRAAAPDLHAHLRLLAAGRHAALLPSVLRRLRAQPSLQAACAPTPSAPDGCLQDQAPSCRRAYAGLVGRNDPDRALGGGGALSRGCHPCMDRLPALGGPIGTAVTPNFVDNASAHVAPWCDCAASGNRREECEAFRGLFTRNRCLDGAIQGFDSGWLPTLQDRLGPRQDSEHSLLQMDPWRGTLCSPHSLSWPCGTCFDEDSRQQTTQLPVPLLPGVLLKRDQHTSQPAPVFSPCYPVSLSL, translated from the exons ATGGAAGGCGG GGTCCGCGAGCCCCGCCGGAGGGAACCGCTGTGTGGCCGCGGCCGAGGCGTGCACGGCGGACACGCGGTGCCAGCGGCTACGCACCGCGTACGTGGCGCGGTGCCTGGACCGGGCCGCGCCGGGAGGCTGCCCCCGCGCTCGCTGCCGCCGCGCTCTGCGTCGCTTCTTCGCCCGCGGGCCGCCCGCGCTCACCCTCGCGCTGCTCTTTTGCCCGTGCGCGGGCTCCGCGTGCGCCGAGCGGCGGCGCCAGACCTTCATGCCCACCTGCGCCTTCTCGCGGCCGGGCGCCACGCCGCCCTCCTGCCAAGCGTCCTTAGACGCCTGCGAGCACAGCCGAGTCTGCAA GCCGCCTGCGCGCCGACCCCCAGCGCCCCCGACGGCTGCCTGCAGGATCAGGCCCCCAGCTGCCGGCGCGCTTATGCAGGCCTCGTGGGTAGGAACGACCCGGATCGGGCGCTTGGGGGTGGAGGGGCCCTCTCTAGAGGCTGCCACCCCTGCATGGACCGATTACCCGCCCTCGGGGGTCCCATAGGCACTGCCGTCACCCCCAACTTTGTGGACAACGCGAGCGCACATGTGGCGCCCTGGTGCGACTGCGCAGCCAGCGGAAACCGGCGTGAAGAGTGTGAAGCCTTCCGGGGGCTCTTTACCAGGAACCGCTGCTTGG ATGGTGCCATACAGGGCTTTGACAGTGGGTGGCTCCCAACCCTGCAGGACCGGCTGGGCCCCCGCCAGGACTCGGAGCACAGCCTCCTGCAG ATGGACCCCTGGAGGGGAACTCTCTGCTCTCCACACTCCTTGTCCTGGCCCTGTGGCACCTGCTTTGATGAGGACAGCAGACAGCAGACAACACAGCTACCCGTCCCACTTCTGCCTGGGGTCTTGCTGAAAAGGGACCAGCATACCTCCCAGCCGGCCCCAGTGTTCTCACCCTGCTACCCTGTGTCCCTGTCCCTGTAG